A region of Myxococcus stipitatus DSM 14675 DNA encodes the following proteins:
- a CDS encoding enoyl-CoA hydratase/isomerase family protein, with amino-acid sequence MSDGVWMEMRGSVGVLTLNRPKALNALNLEMCRALLPQLDAWAADPAVKAVVIRGAGGRAFCAGGDVRAVAASLTEAPPPGQERLSREFFRAEYALNHRIHHLGKPYVSLVDGICMGGGLGLSIHGAYRVVTEKLVLAMPETALGLFPDVGGGWFLPRFPGESGTYLGLTGARCSAADAMWLGYGTHHVESARVDALLEAIIGAEWGRGSASAVVEEVLARFHADAGTSALATQHASMDRCFAAERVEDIQQALELEGTPWAQETWATLLRMCPMSLKVSLRQLRMGRGRSYDEMVGLEYRLSQALTAREDFREGIRAVLVDKDGKARWHPGTLGDVKDSDVEACFAPRAGDELVLSPPK; translated from the coding sequence ATGAGCGATGGCGTGTGGATGGAGATGCGTGGGTCGGTGGGCGTGCTGACGCTGAACCGCCCGAAGGCGTTGAACGCGCTGAACCTGGAGATGTGCCGGGCGCTGCTTCCCCAGCTCGACGCCTGGGCGGCGGACCCAGCGGTCAAGGCCGTGGTCATCCGGGGCGCGGGCGGCCGAGCCTTCTGCGCGGGAGGGGACGTGCGCGCGGTGGCGGCCTCCCTGACGGAGGCGCCTCCGCCGGGACAGGAGCGCCTGTCGCGTGAGTTCTTCCGCGCCGAGTACGCGCTGAACCATCGCATCCACCACCTGGGCAAGCCGTACGTGTCGCTCGTGGACGGCATCTGCATGGGTGGGGGCTTGGGGCTCTCCATCCACGGTGCGTACCGCGTCGTCACGGAGAAGCTGGTGCTGGCGATGCCGGAGACGGCGCTGGGGCTCTTCCCGGATGTGGGAGGAGGCTGGTTCCTGCCGCGCTTCCCGGGCGAGTCGGGGACGTACCTGGGCCTGACGGGCGCGCGATGCAGCGCGGCGGACGCGATGTGGCTGGGCTACGGGACGCACCACGTGGAGTCGGCGCGAGTGGACGCGCTGCTGGAGGCGATCATCGGCGCGGAGTGGGGAAGGGGTTCGGCGAGCGCGGTGGTGGAAGAGGTGCTCGCGCGCTTCCACGCGGATGCGGGAACGTCCGCGCTGGCCACGCAGCACGCCTCGATGGACCGGTGCTTCGCGGCGGAGCGGGTGGAGGACATCCAGCAGGCGCTGGAGCTGGAGGGCACGCCCTGGGCTCAGGAGACGTGGGCCACGCTGCTGCGCATGTGTCCGATGAGCTTGAAGGTGTCGCTGCGGCAGCTGCGCATGGGACGCGGCCGGAGCTACGACGAGATGGTGGGCCTCGAGTACCGGCTGAGCCAGGCACTGACTGCTCGCGAGGACTTCCGCGAGGGAATCCGCGCGGTGCTGGTGGACAAGGACGGCAAGGCACGCTGGCATCCGGGAACGCTGGGCGACGTCAAGGACTCGGACGTGGAGGCGTGCTTCGCGCCACGGGCTGGAGACGAGCTCGTCCTGTCGCCGCCGAAGTGA
- the purM gene encoding phosphoribosylformylglycinamidine cyclo-ligase, whose product MGTTYKQSGVDIEAGDAFVDRIKPYAARTMRPEVVAGVGGFGGLFALPPGKYREPVLVAGTDGVGTKLKVAFTAGRHGTVGIDLVAMSVNDILTCGAEPLFFLDYFATGRLEVDAAAEVVKGIAQGCEQAGCTLLGGETAEMPGFYARGEYDLAGFCVGVVERSAIIDGKSIRPGDALIGMTSSGLHSNGYSLARKVLLEDAKLALDATPEGLGRPLGDALLEPTRIYVKDALALLAAVKVKGMAHITGSGIPGNLPRCLPDGTRAVLSEKSWVKPPIFDLIAKLGSVERDEMFSTFNMGLGLIAVVAKEDVAKALEVLRARGVEASEVGRVEAGQGEATAVIEP is encoded by the coding sequence CGATGCGCCCTGAAGTCGTCGCCGGAGTGGGCGGCTTCGGCGGGCTGTTCGCCCTGCCCCCGGGCAAATACCGGGAGCCGGTGCTGGTGGCCGGCACGGATGGGGTGGGGACGAAGCTGAAGGTGGCGTTCACCGCGGGCCGGCACGGCACGGTGGGCATCGACCTGGTGGCCATGTCGGTGAACGACATCCTCACCTGTGGCGCGGAGCCCCTCTTCTTCCTGGACTACTTCGCCACCGGGCGGCTGGAGGTGGACGCCGCGGCCGAGGTGGTCAAGGGCATCGCCCAGGGCTGCGAGCAGGCCGGGTGCACCCTCCTGGGCGGCGAGACGGCGGAGATGCCGGGCTTCTACGCGCGAGGCGAGTACGACCTGGCGGGCTTCTGCGTGGGCGTGGTGGAGCGGTCGGCCATCATCGACGGCAAGAGCATCCGGCCGGGGGACGCGCTCATCGGGATGACGTCCTCGGGGCTGCACAGCAACGGCTACTCGCTGGCGCGCAAGGTGCTGCTCGAGGACGCGAAGCTCGCGCTGGACGCGACGCCCGAGGGCCTGGGCCGTCCGCTGGGCGACGCGCTCCTGGAGCCCACGCGCATCTACGTGAAGGACGCGCTGGCGCTGCTGGCGGCGGTGAAGGTGAAGGGCATGGCGCACATCACCGGCAGCGGGATTCCGGGCAACCTGCCCCGGTGCCTGCCGGATGGGACGCGCGCGGTGCTGAGTGAGAAGTCGTGGGTGAAGCCGCCCATCTTCGACCTCATCGCGAAGCTGGGCAGCGTGGAGCGCGACGAGATGTTCAGCACGTTCAACATGGGCCTGGGCCTCATCGCCGTGGTGGCGAAGGAGGACGTCGCGAAGGCGCTGGAGGTGCTGCGCGCCCGAGGCGTCGAGGCCTCCGAGGTCGGCCGCGTGGAAGCGGGCCAGGGCGAGGCCACGGCGGTCATCGAGCCATGA
- a CDS encoding DUF523 domain-containing protein, translating to MCAAKQQSAEERREALHQAPVVVVSACLLGEACRYDGRSQRSEKVLAALEGKAVVPVCPEVGSGLPIPRPPVDLCGGTGVDVWRGQAQALEREARVDRTEDFKRGARLALDAARGFGATVALLKEKSPSCGSQRVYESGALRSGEGITTALLRSEGVTVVSDEDL from the coding sequence ATGTGCGCAGCGAAGCAGCAGTCCGCGGAGGAGCGACGCGAAGCGCTGCACCAGGCCCCCGTGGTCGTCGTGAGCGCGTGTCTGCTCGGTGAGGCGTGCCGCTACGATGGCCGCTCGCAACGCTCCGAGAAGGTCCTCGCCGCGCTCGAAGGGAAGGCCGTCGTTCCCGTCTGCCCCGAGGTGGGCTCGGGCCTCCCGATTCCGCGTCCTCCCGTCGACCTGTGTGGTGGAACGGGTGTCGACGTCTGGCGCGGACAGGCCCAAGCGCTGGAGCGCGAGGCCCGCGTGGACCGCACCGAGGACTTCAAGCGCGGTGCGCGCCTGGCCCTCGATGCGGCGCGCGGCTTCGGCGCCACGGTGGCCCTCTTGAAAGAGAAGAGCCCCTCTTGCGGAAGCCAGCGAGTCTACGAGTCCGGAGCCCTGCGCTCGGGCGAGGGCATCACCACCGCGCTGCTTCGCTCCGAGGGCGTCACCGTCGTCAGCGACGAGGACCTGTAG
- a CDS encoding HAD family hydrolase has protein sequence MTPSDTPLRAAIFDMDGTLVDNMGFHNEAWVALARKLGLSLTADDFQTRFAGKKNEEILPELLERSLDPEELARLADEKENHYRTLYRPHLRLHHGAESFIARLHAAHIPLAIATAAPHGNRELVIDGLGLRPVFHRIVGAEEVTRGKPFPDIFLAAAKGLGVEPSQCLAFEDAILGVNSARDAGMAVVGITTTTSAEQLRQAGARWTAPDFTALPPELEARLFGPRA, from the coding sequence ATGACACCTTCCGACACGCCCTTGAGGGCCGCCATCTTCGACATGGATGGGACCCTCGTCGACAACATGGGCTTCCACAATGAGGCGTGGGTGGCACTCGCGCGCAAGCTCGGCCTGTCGCTCACCGCCGACGACTTCCAGACGCGCTTCGCCGGGAAGAAGAACGAGGAGATCCTCCCCGAGCTGCTCGAGCGCTCCCTCGACCCGGAGGAACTGGCGCGGCTCGCGGACGAGAAGGAGAACCACTACCGCACCCTCTACCGGCCCCACCTGCGGCTGCACCACGGTGCCGAGTCCTTCATCGCGCGCCTGCACGCCGCGCACATCCCCCTGGCCATCGCCACCGCCGCTCCGCACGGCAACCGCGAGCTGGTCATCGACGGCCTGGGCTTGCGCCCCGTCTTCCACCGCATCGTCGGCGCCGAGGAGGTCACCCGCGGCAAGCCCTTCCCGGACATCTTCCTCGCCGCGGCGAAGGGGCTGGGCGTGGAGCCCTCCCAGTGCCTCGCCTTCGAGGACGCCATCCTGGGCGTCAACTCCGCCCGCGACGCGGGAATGGCGGTGGTGGGCATCACCACCACGACCTCCGCGGAGCAGCTCCGCCAGGCCGGCGCGCGCTGGACGGCCCCGGACTTCACCGCGCTTCCGCCGGAGCTGGAGGCGCGCCTCTTCGGCCCCAGGGCCTGA
- the purN gene encoding phosphoribosylglycinamide formyltransferase: MSGRRVRLGVLVSGSGSNLQALLDACAREDFPAEVACVVSNVPTAYALERARAAGVATVVVDHKAHASKAEFEAAILDALRSAGVEWVCLAGFMRLLSADFLGRFAGRVLNIHPSLLPSFPGLHAQRQALERGVKVTGCTVHFVDAGTDTGPIIGQAAVPVLPDDDEKSLGARILAEEHRLYPLAVRLAVTGQVSSDGTRTRVSAVPTTSELSLRSPGAEK; this comes from the coding sequence ATGAGCGGACGGCGGGTCCGGCTGGGCGTGCTCGTCAGCGGCAGCGGGAGCAATCTCCAGGCGCTGCTGGACGCGTGCGCTCGCGAGGACTTTCCGGCCGAGGTCGCCTGCGTCGTGTCGAACGTCCCCACCGCGTACGCCCTGGAGCGCGCGCGCGCGGCGGGGGTCGCCACGGTGGTGGTGGACCACAAGGCGCATGCCTCCAAGGCGGAGTTCGAGGCGGCCATCCTGGACGCACTGCGCTCGGCGGGCGTGGAGTGGGTGTGCCTGGCGGGGTTCATGCGGCTGTTGAGCGCGGACTTCCTGGGGCGCTTCGCCGGCCGCGTCTTGAACATCCACCCTTCCCTGCTCCCGTCCTTCCCTGGACTGCATGCGCAGCGGCAGGCCCTGGAGCGAGGGGTGAAGGTGACGGGGTGCACCGTGCACTTCGTGGACGCGGGCACGGACACGGGCCCCATCATCGGGCAGGCCGCGGTGCCCGTGCTGCCGGACGACGATGAGAAGAGCCTGGGCGCGCGCATCCTCGCCGAGGAGCACCGGCTGTACCCGCTGGCGGTGAGGCTCGCGGTGACGGGCCAGGTGTCGAGCGACGGCACGAGGACTCGCGTGTCGGCGGTGCCGACCACCAGCGAGCTGTCGCTGCGAAGCCCCGGGGCGGAGAAGTGA
- the rpmB gene encoding 50S ribosomal protein L28: MAWKCDICGKRPLVGNNVSHANNKTKKRTLPNLQKVRASVEGRTERVLACTRCIKAGKVTKAA, translated from the coding sequence ATGGCGTGGAAGTGTGACATCTGTGGCAAGCGTCCGCTCGTCGGCAACAACGTCAGCCACGCGAACAACAAGACCAAGAAGCGAACCCTCCCGAACCTGCAGAAGGTCCGGGCCAGCGTCGAGGGCCGCACGGAGCGCGTTCTGGCCTGCACCCGCTGCATCAAAGCGGGCAAGGTGACGAAGGCGGCTTGA
- a CDS encoding NAD(P)-binding protein codes for MTSAAKLKLPSGPSRHVYDVIVLGSQLGGALAASLLAKRGHRVLLVDHDGMGPGYEHGGYVLPYAPFVAPPLKAMPAIEEALSELGLTTTVQRALRPHAPELQLVMPKNRMDLHADATRRKAEVTRELGEEGEALLGALAGTTAQHELTDAFFKAQPALPPDGFFEGWGLKKLIRAHPGLEAPPHLAAETPAAALVRSLRPFINHLDRPESPLALTRPLSQVLSTPCFFNGGHDGLRELLTRRLAELGGDVLGRDSPSGFIVEELSFEGSKFAGVKLVRSDTLYRAACLVAATDSSALRRLVTDKKHHRGLLEHLDQSTTKSILFTVNWVVPESALPRGMGELSLVDTQDAELGSMLIQLHPVRATAGGGKEGKDVDGLRVVCAGVFVPATARELGDEHLQTLASRIDAQLDAVMPFTAQHRLLRSAPYLDASGSRGTRLMPHPLYSFESEAVLGVTGLTQRTPVKNLLLAGREVLPGLGLEGELLAGVRAARLVQVMLKKKDPLKG; via the coding sequence ATGACGTCCGCAGCCAAACTCAAGCTTCCCTCGGGCCCGTCCCGGCACGTGTATGACGTCATCGTGCTGGGCAGTCAGCTCGGCGGTGCGCTCGCGGCCTCGCTGTTGGCCAAGCGCGGCCACCGCGTCCTGCTGGTGGACCATGACGGCATGGGCCCCGGCTACGAGCACGGCGGCTACGTGCTCCCCTATGCCCCCTTCGTGGCGCCGCCCCTCAAGGCGATGCCCGCCATCGAGGAAGCCCTCTCCGAGCTGGGCCTCACCACCACCGTGCAGCGCGCGCTGCGTCCCCACGCGCCCGAGCTCCAGCTGGTCATGCCGAAGAACCGCATGGACCTGCACGCGGACGCCACGCGCCGCAAGGCCGAGGTGACACGCGAGCTGGGCGAGGAGGGCGAGGCGCTCCTGGGCGCCCTGGCCGGCACCACCGCGCAGCACGAGTTGACGGACGCCTTCTTCAAGGCCCAGCCCGCCCTGCCCCCGGACGGGTTCTTCGAGGGCTGGGGCCTCAAGAAGCTCATCCGCGCCCACCCGGGCCTGGAGGCCCCGCCCCACCTGGCCGCGGAGACCCCGGCCGCCGCGCTGGTGCGCTCGCTGCGCCCCTTCATCAACCACCTGGACCGCCCCGAGTCGCCCCTCGCCCTCACCCGGCCCCTGTCCCAGGTGCTGTCCACGCCCTGCTTCTTCAACGGCGGGCATGACGGCCTCCGGGAGCTGCTCACGCGGCGGCTGGCGGAGCTGGGCGGTGATGTGCTCGGGCGCGACAGCCCCTCGGGCTTCATCGTCGAGGAGCTCTCCTTCGAGGGCAGCAAGTTCGCGGGCGTGAAGCTGGTGCGCTCGGACACGCTCTACCGCGCGGCGTGCCTGGTGGCCGCCACGGACTCCAGCGCGCTGCGGCGACTGGTGACGGACAAGAAGCACCACCGGGGGCTCCTGGAGCACCTGGACCAGTCCACGACGAAGTCCATCCTCTTCACCGTCAACTGGGTGGTGCCGGAGTCGGCGCTCCCCCGTGGCATGGGCGAGCTGTCGCTCGTGGATACGCAGGACGCCGAGCTGGGCTCCATGCTGATCCAACTCCACCCCGTGCGCGCCACGGCCGGCGGAGGCAAGGAGGGCAAGGACGTGGACGGGCTGCGCGTGGTCTGCGCCGGCGTCTTCGTGCCCGCGACGGCCCGGGAGCTGGGCGACGAGCACCTCCAGACGCTCGCCTCGCGCATCGACGCGCAGCTGGACGCCGTGATGCCCTTCACCGCCCAGCACCGCCTGCTGCGCTCGGCGCCGTACCTGGACGCCAGCGGCTCTCGCGGCACGCGGCTGATGCCCCACCCGCTCTACAGCTTCGAGTCGGAAGCCGTCCTGGGCGTCACCGGTTTGACCCAGCGCACCCCGGTGAAGAACCTGCTGCTCGCGGGCCGCGAGGTGCTGCCGGGCCTCGGTCTGGAGGGCGAATTGCTCGCCGGAGTCCGGGCCGCCCGCCTGGTTCAAGTCATGTTGAAGAAGAAGGATCCGCTCAAGGGCTGA
- a CDS encoding N-acetylmuramic acid 6-phosphate etherase, with protein sequence MGSSRASSTKLPPTERLHPRADDLDLCSIGSVVRRLHDEDVVAVQAVRPALRAVARAATAVANALRAGGRLLYVGAGTSGRLGVLDASECPPTFGSTPTQVQSRIAGGRRAMTQAVEGAEDDAQAGAADVRAFAAGPLDVVCGISASASTPYVRGALAEAHRRGAHTVLVCCNRPRTRADVDTLVLARTGPELVAGSTRLKAGTATKLILNAITTAAFVSLGKVYRGRMVDVRPVNAKLRARAARMVAELTNLPLSEAARLLEASGGEVKVAVAMHFTGLTARAARKRLRDNGLRELAEPRRKRAHARGPT encoded by the coding sequence GTGGGTTCCTCTCGCGCATCATCCACGAAACTCCCTCCCACCGAGCGGCTTCACCCCCGCGCGGACGACCTAGATCTATGCTCCATCGGGTCGGTCGTCCGCCGGTTACATGACGAGGACGTCGTCGCCGTCCAGGCGGTTCGCCCAGCGCTCCGCGCCGTTGCTCGAGCAGCAACGGCCGTAGCGAATGCATTGCGGGCGGGCGGCAGACTCCTCTACGTCGGCGCTGGAACGAGTGGACGCCTGGGCGTCCTCGACGCCAGCGAATGCCCTCCTACGTTCGGGAGCACGCCCACGCAGGTCCAGTCCCGCATCGCGGGCGGACGCCGGGCGATGACCCAGGCCGTGGAAGGCGCCGAGGACGACGCCCAGGCGGGCGCCGCGGACGTGCGTGCATTCGCCGCGGGCCCTCTCGATGTGGTGTGCGGCATCTCCGCCAGCGCCTCCACGCCCTATGTCCGAGGTGCGCTGGCCGAAGCCCACCGGCGCGGAGCACACACGGTGCTGGTGTGCTGCAACCGCCCCCGGACCCGCGCGGACGTGGACACGCTGGTGCTGGCGCGCACGGGGCCGGAGCTGGTTGCGGGATCCACCCGGCTGAAGGCGGGCACGGCCACCAAGCTGATCCTCAACGCCATCACCACCGCGGCCTTCGTCTCGCTCGGCAAGGTGTATCGCGGGCGCATGGTGGACGTGCGGCCCGTCAACGCGAAGCTGCGGGCCCGCGCGGCGCGCATGGTGGCCGAGTTGACGAACCTCCCCCTCTCCGAGGCAGCCCGGTTGCTGGAGGCGTCGGGCGGTGAGGTGAAGGTGGCCGTGGCCATGCACTTCACCGGGCTCACCGCCCGCGCCGCTCGCAAACGTCTTCGGGACAACGGCCTGCGCGAGCTCGCCGAGCCCAGACGTAAGCGCGCGCACGCACGCGGCCCCACTTGA